In Cryptomeria japonica chromosome 10, Sugi_1.0, whole genome shotgun sequence, a genomic segment contains:
- the LOC131077800 gene encoding protein LEO1 homolog, producing the protein MGAGEEKRQEMMQNLFGESDEEVESDQEAVQQSAYLSDEEGEGEFEGEGQAEIEGEGEAEPESEGERADSEPDKEESEGERYRSSPEREISGQRMESEGKEAESDAEEYDRREATSRRQVVSASVSEGSGEHKGLEDGDEEVEQIRELSEQGDEHNVLRSTNMQEVFGDSDEEEPQEYAGQNSPEQSAGRAVSEEEGSVQRGIHPEDMIQDEEGQYESEEEQLFDQKIKEKPVGPPLDLEIPLLAPPGRPEKMNIVRVSNIMGIEPKPFDPKTFVEEEVFITDESGAKKRIRLEDNVVRWREVRNRNGSISAESNARFVRWSDGSMQLLIGNEVLDISVQDARRDNAHLFVRHGKGILQSQGRLQHKMRFMPSSLSSKSHKLLTALVDSRHKKSYKVKNVITNTDPEREKEEKEKALEQRIRSREDLHRKQEKITRKYAPVREREPQLSPGYLEEALEEDEVDGYAENRRVHARRFQEELEAEGRAERRIINAKKQPPSRERPPKYSRDRRPVRPSRREAEEAMSDESEREVSEYESEGLEDEEEPVQDDVEEQEAEEEEVEEQEEEEDEVQQDEEEEYEEDERGDKRRRRERDESPLEESPPRKPAQRRRVVVSESDED; encoded by the exons ATGGGGGCCGGGGAAGAGAAACGCCAAGAAATGATGCAAAACTTGTTTGGGGAATCGGATGAAGAGGTAGAATCTGATCAAGAAGCTGTTCAGCAGTCTGCATATCTATCT GATGAAGAAGGGGAAGGTGAATTTGAGGGTGAAGGCCAAGCTGAAATTGAAGGAGAAGGTGAAGCTGAACCTGAAAGTGAGGGAGAAAGAGCAGATAGTGAGCCTGATAAAGAAGAAAGTGAAGGAGAAAGGTATAGAAGCTCACCAGAAAGAGAGATTAGTGGCCAAAGGATGGAGAGTGAGGGAAAAGAAGCAGAAAGTGATGCAGAAGAATATGATAGAAGGGAAGCAACAAGCAGGAGACAGGTAGTCAGTGCAAGTGTATCTGAAGGGTCTGGAGAGCATAAGGGTTTAGAGGATGGGGATGAAGAAGTTGAACAAATCAGAGAACTAAG CGAGCAAGGTGATGAGCACAATGTTTTACGTTCAACAAATATGCAGGAAGTTTTTGGTGATTCTGACGAGGAAGAGCCACAAGAATATGCTGGTCAGAATAGCCCAGAACAAAGTGCAGGT AGGGCTGTTTCGGAAGAGGAAGGAAGTGTACAAAGGGGAATACATCCAGAAGATATGATACAGGATGAAGAGGGACAATATGAATCTGAAGAAGAGCAACTATTTGATCAAAAGATAAAGGAAAAGCCAGTAGGTCCACCCTTAGATTTGGAGATTCCACTTTTAGCACCACCAGGTCGCCCAGAGAAG ATGAATATTGTGCGAGTGTCAAACATAATGGGAATTGAACCAAAGCCGTTTGATCCTAAGACGTTTGTTGAAGAGGAAGTCTTCATTACAGATGAATCTGGGGCTAAGAAGCGTATTAGATTGGAAGATAATGTAGTGCGATGGAGGGAGGTCCGAAATCGTAATGGTTCCATCTCT GCTGAAAGCAATGCCCGCTTTGTTAGGTGGTCAGATGGCAGTATGCAGTTGCTTATTGGAAATGAAGTGCTTGATATATCTGTCCAAGATGCAAGACGTGATAATGCTCATCTATTTGTACGCCATGGAAAG GGAATTCTGCAATCTCAAGGGCGGCTACAGCATAAGATGAGATTTATGCCATCTTCTTTATCTTCAAAGTCACATAAGTTGTTGACTGCTCTTGTTGATTCTCGACATAAGAAGAGTTATAAAGTGAAAAATGTTATAACAAACACAGATCCTGAAAGGGAGAAGGAGGAAAAGGAAAAG GCTTTGGAGCAAAGAATCAGAAGCAGAGAAGATCTTCATCGAAAGCAGGAGAAAATTACCCGCAAATATGCACCTGTTCGTGAGAGGGAGCCACAGCTTTCACCAGGATATTTAGAGGAAGCACTGGAG GAAGATGAAGTGGATGGATATGCTGAGAACCGAAGAGTGCATGCTCGACGCTTCCAAGAGGAATTGGAAGCAGAAGGCAGAGCTGAAAGACGGATAATCAATGCTAAAAAG CAACCACCTTCAAGAGAGCGTCCACCTAAATATTCTAGAGATAGGCGTCCTGTGCGACCTTCTAGACGTGAAGCTGAGGAAGCCATGTCAGATGAGAGTGAAAGAGAGGTATCTGAGTATGAGAGTGAGGGTCTTGAGGatgaggaagaacctgttcaagatgATGTTGAGGagcaggaagctgaagaagaagaggttgaggaacaggaggaagaggaggatgaaGTGCAGCAGGATGAAGAAGAGGAGTATGAG GAGGATGAAAGAGGAGATAAAAGGAGGAGACGAGAGAGAGATGAATCTCCTTTGGAGGAGTCACCCCCACGTAAGCCTGCCCAGCGCAGAAGGGTGGTTGTTAGTGAGAGTGATGAGGACTAA